gcctagcgctagtcacagaccaacaacaccctgtttttcttccttcgattttcctcgaaccaaaaccccttggaacccttccaaacctcaattacataccaaattgagtctaccataacctatatctcaccccacacaacccaatagcacaagacttaaccacatgcatcatcaaataagaaaacaaacattgaactcaagaactcaagaattcaaccagaaactcagaaacttagaacTTCAAAGCCATAATTTATTACCTTCTATGGAGAATTTCGACCTTAGGTTATctctagtatccttccagccttaagcccttcaactcctcaagcttatttcccttaatttcatccaaaactcaagcttagaaatcattttcatccaaaactcaagcttagaaatcatttcaataaaactcagaaaaactcatcagaaatcttgaaacttacctcaattgagtagctaatccctgctaactcttttagcttcaccaaggtctttagCCCTAAGTTCCAGCCTGAGCTTACTCTgagattccagctccaaaactcacaaagaatggtaAGGAATAGAGCAAACTGAATGGAGAAGAAAGAGTCTTTGTTTTCCTtatttctttccttctcttttctttccttcaacttctgaaactttctacagctccactaaaactaaaaagcaatataacacttatctcttttcagtcaaatgaccattttgccctcccattaaatcctaagccttaaagcataccaagggcattttagtcatttgctcCTAATTCcggctaattcctcgagtgtccgtAATAATTACCGTTTACATCCccacacctaactaatcaccagttATTTTCATCAGTATCAAATAATCTCtaatatacttctcaaattcccataaatacccctgGACTCCCACGAGCCGgttataaatccctgccgtgactttccgctaaaccgctcactaggattgccttgagtcacaagttacaaatatatccacatattaatgtggtctcaacattttatcacaaatatttacatttatgccatcaacgagccaaaattataaatataccctTATAATCTAATctgggtctacatgcatactaatacacatagtcatgcatcacatttatccaaataatcatataagcatgcttttcacataatcatgcattttcaccattaattcacataacttcaaATTGTGCCATCccggcacattaatcaaggcccttaagccttgttagtaattttgggtcgttacatgtatgatataatgtaaaagtttgaggtaaattataaaaaaatatgttttggtgatgtattttgtaatatagAGTAAATCACCCATTGTGAGTGCTCTTAGAGGTATGTGACTGTTTGGGAACGTATATCAGGATTAGGATGAATAGTTTAACTCTTGGCAAATATCCTGTCATGTTGTCTTCCACATCACTCGAGTATGTTACAAGTGCTACTCGGGACCTAGCCATAAAATAACCCGACTAGCTTCTCTCGAGTCCGAAAAGCTTACGATCAAGAAAGTTGTCTGAGTAACTAGACTTCGAATTTCTTAAAGAGAGTAGCTACTTAGAGCAACTCCACTGCGGTTGCCAACCGCAGTGGCTATTTGACTATTTCTGATCAATTACTGACAGTGGACTCTTTTATGTGTTGGAGAGCAATAAAACTAAAGCACCGTTGCCACTGCCAGGCAACGgtgctttcttttttttcttcttttaattatatatatttataaataaaacattttatatatatatataaatatatatgttgccTTTTATTTTTACCGtttattacataatttttttttataaatactcatttatttcattcaattttTACACCATTACATATATCTTCTttcaaattatcaatatcacaaaatttcttttcttagcaatggattcccaaaattctcaaaattttctaaattctccaaataccaactctcaaaatctaaattttcaaaattcatcattttctccacataccaatccccaaaatccaaattttctgaaaatttgcaagatgctctaaatagctacaatcattttttttaattatgttagattgattaattatgattatgtcattttataaGCTCTTTTAAATTTcgtttaatttaaattttatgtaatatttatttatattaatatatggatttaaaaaatttagtgtaacaatatttataattacaaaataatatattaaataataatatgtggGAACATAGCTGGCAACTTTTAGGGTGGCTTAGCATTGGAGCATTTTTATGAAAAAAGTTGCCAAAAGTGAGgtggatgagagagaaaataaaaaattatattttgggatgatttggacatATTAAGCAACTAATGGGTTAGCTACCATTGGAGTTGATCTTAGGGCTCAACATTACTTGTTAAAAAGCAACGATCATGCATATTAAGACAAAAAAGATGTGGGGACCATGACCTGACCCAAAAGCATGCGTAACCACCTACTACTGACAAAGTGGTGGTTGCAAGGGAATAGTGAGTGTCTCCTCAATACAACCAAAAATTTGGATATAATAAGAAAATCATAGTCGAGAAATGGAAGTACACGACCTGGCATTGTTTGCCACTCCCCAAGATGAGTCTGTACTCTATAAAACTAGAGCCTCTCAATCAACTAGATTTAGCTACTAAAAAACGCAAGTAACTCAACTTGCTCACTATACAAGCGAAACCTAGTGTGTTTTACACActtaatatgtatttttttcctTCATGTAAACCACGTATCTAGAatgtaattaagaaaaataatgcAGTTAGCTTTCATTAAAGAGTCTTAAGCAACTCCAAAGAGAAGTTGAGTTTTACAAGTTTTTACTCAATAATATTAACTCATTAGCTAAGTCTTATTAACAATTCACAAAGCCTCTCTAATTTCTCATTGAAGTATTTTACATCAACAATTTTTAgccattaaaataattaatttgattaaggGCCTGGTTGGCCACGCTTTTCAAAGCCAAATTTTCACTTATTACTTTTTAAAAGCTTTTTTATATCATGGGTGAGTTTTTATCAATTTTAGGCTTTTACCTTATAAAAGCTCTTCCTAAATAAGCCACATGGAATAACTTTGGTAGAAAGTGTTTTTGAGAAGCTAAAAGCTACAAGACCATATTAGGTCGACGAGGCCTAAatgtataaattttaaattaatgagTTAGAATATAAGTAAATAAAGAAGATAAAGTAGTAAACAAAAATTGTGGTTCTttcattaaaatataattttgtttaataaaatataattttataaatattgcTACAAAATATCTTGATATTAAATTATACTAATTACAATAAACTAAATGATATTCAACACCATAAAATGTCTTATAGCTAGCGGTGTTCATCAAACTGCTCACAATGCACCATATCGTGCCAAACTGTGCAATTTGGAACCTTGCGCAGTGCAGTTGCGAGTTGTATTTTTTCCAAACCACACGGTGTGGTGTGCGGTTTGAAATTTCATAAATACAGTTCAAACTGCACCACACTGCATTATTAGAAATACaacaattttttaaaaagttttcaATTTCACTATTAAATTTTAAACTTACTTTGTACTCAAAATTTGGTTCTATTATTAAACTTGAAACTATAATTGTATTGTTGAAACTTGAAACTTATGTTGTATTGTTCATGCTTAATGTTGaattgtttatgtttaattgttACCATGAATATTTAACTTGTTGTTGCAAAATTATTTGGCGTTAGTTATAACCTAACCACACTGCATTTTGCGATGCAATTTGAAGCCATACTAAGTGCGATTGAAAAATTACTCAAACTACATCCATAGTGCAGTCTAATAAAATAGcaaaaaattattttatctaaCATGGATTTTATATTAATTGTCACTTTTTACGTGACAAACAGACACGTGACATCAAAAGTACATGCTAGTGACATCAAAAATACATATTAGAACAGAAGAGAGCTTGTAATAACTAGGTGTGGCCTTCCTCGTGCTAGTTATAAAATCTACCCTTTTCTTCTTTGTAGGTGATTATTTTTGTTTGAAAGGTTTATAGCATTATAGGTTactaatttttctaaaaatataatttagatcTTCAAATTTTCTAAATATGTATCATATGTATTATTTCATTTGAGAAATAGTTTATATAATAAGTAGTTGTAATAACTAGGTGTGACCTTCCTCGTGCTAGTTATAAAATCTACCCTTTTCTTCTTTGTAGGTGATTATTTTTGTTTGAAAGGTTTATAGCATTATAGGTTactaatttttctaaaaatataatttagatcTTCAAATTTTCTAAATATGTATCATATGTATTATTTCATTTGAGAAATAGTTTATATAATAAGTAGTAGTAAAAATGATTTATGACACAATAAAAAAGTGATTTATAacttagttaattttttttttaactaactGAGTAATAAATAACTGTATCTTATGTATTTTGTTTGCTATTTTCCATCGAAATGATATATGTAATATACATTTACTAAATTTGGAGCAAAATAAAATTTTGGGACATAAGTGAGTGATACTAATTGGAAAGATTGAGGTCTCTCCTGTTATAAACCCTTGTTTTGAGTGAAGTGGGGCCCATAGCACATTCTCAGAATCTTCATCTTTAAGGAAGCTAAACCAGAGAGAGAGCGCTACGGTGGACCAATGTAATGGAACCCACCATGTAATTGTTTACACATTTTCTTGTAGCTTACCATTTGATAATGGATTATGGAAGTCAAAGCCTGCTTCTAATTGGTAAGCTATAATTTATAGCTAAGACTCAAGACAAGCTATTCCTTTTAGTCCTAATCAAACCCGTCGAGACCTCAATTCAAAACTTCTTCTTTCTTCGGCTTTGCGttcattttctttctctttaacTTTTTTCATCGATTAGTTTCTCTAGGTTTCATCTCATACTGAGAGACAAAGAAGAGACTGGAGAACTGAGGGTGATACAGAGAGATAGGGACTGGGACAAGAGCTGAATTCGAGGTTTAGAGTGAGAAAGCAGAGTTGGTCGCTCCCTAAATCTTCTTTAAAGTGAGAATTTGATTGGTTTGGGTCTTCTTTTTGAGAGAGAAATTTGAATTGGGTAGTGGGTAGAGTGTGGTTTTGTAGATTAATCAATTAAGTTCCTTATCGAATTGGGGGAAAATTCTTCAGTTTAGAGTAAGATTTGAATCTTCTGCTAATTTATGTATTTGAGGTTAAGAACCTTCAATTGGGTAGAGTGAGAATTTTGTTTAGGTTCCTAATTTTAAAGAAGATCAGAAACTTGGAGAAagaattccatatatatatatatatatatatactttaatgTTGAGTGCGTTCTTCAAGATCTATTGGGAGTATGGCCGTGAGTTCTGTGCCTGAAGTTGCTCAAAACGTTGGTCGAATAAGGTACCCAGACATTTCCGAAGTGATGGCTAGTAGTGAGGGAGAGATTGTACAGGAACTCACAGAAAGAGTGATAGAAGATACAATATATGTTGCAGTGGGAAAAGATGTGAAAGAGAACAAATCAGTCTTGATATGGGCACTTCAGAACTCAGGAGGGAAGAAGATTTGCATACTTCATGTTCATGTGCCTGCGCAGACGATACCCCTGAGTGAGTCTGCAACTTTTATTATTAGAAATATTCATGCATACATCTGCATATACTTGAAGTCATAAAATATGTGTCGGAGAGAGATTATACTAAATGGGGAGTATAGAACTATAGATAACAACCAGGTTCGAAATACGTGTATGGTTTGTATGTTAATATTTATATTTGAACTGAAATCGaatcattaatcatgtattactTGTTAGGAGTGGACTCTAGAGACTTTATTTATTGAACTATTGTTGACAACACTTGATGGTGATTTGCCTCTATAGGGGTGTGGTAGAAGTTCTGGTTTTTTGTTGTTGAATAAATAGTTATGGAAGATTtgtaaaatttttgaaaaaatggGATAATTGGTTAATCCAATGGTCTGGTATTAGCTTGGGGTTTAAAGCTCGGGATGCAGTAATCTGGTTGTGATGGCCATTAACACTCTGATAGGCGGCCTTGTATTGTTCTCTCTTGCTGTCTTGTGGTCACTCTATTCTTGGTTACAGTCGACTATTAATTATTGtgactcttttctttttagtGGGTACAAGGTTTCCAGCAAACTCATTGAAGGATCAGGAAGTCAGAGCATATCGTGAAATTGAAAGGCAAAAGATGCACAGGAGTCTAGATGATTACCTTTTTATTTGTGATCGAATGGGGGTAAATTATCTATTGGGTTTGTTTCATTGCATATGCATGTTGTTGTCTTTCCTTTTTGAAAGTCtctattttagaaaaatataactTCTAGCTCTGCCGAGAATTAAACAAGATGTAAACCTACACTTTTATTTTTCCTAGTCTTGCGACACAAAGTCAACTGAGTAAaataatttatatgataataggTACAAGCAGAGAAGCTACATGCAGAGATGGAGTGCATTGAAAAGGGAATTGTTGACCTCATCACCAAGCACAAGATTATGAATCTTGTTATGGGAGCAGCAGCGGACAAGTACTATTCAAGGTACAGCTACATAATAACTTTTCTTATCatgtctttattttgttttatgcaTTCCCTGTCAATTCAGTCCTTTTGTCATCCCAGATGATAAGTTCCAGCATTACTTGGGGAAAAAAGTGGACCATAGTTGAGAGTAGGAGTATACATTGTAACTAGAATGTGTCTGTTTCTTTTGGCTTGGATTTTTGTTCTATAACACAAATGTTCCATATAATTAGTTAATTGAATGGAAAAGTAATTTAGAGTAAAAATGAAAAATTGGTTGACTAATGTTGCTTTCTCTCATTAAAGGATTTGTGGCAGCTGCAGATTAGGGTATCTTATCTTAACATTATATCCAATGTATAATCACTTAATGAGAAATGCTAAGGAAACTCTATTTCAAACTCTCTTCTGTACGCTCTCATGTAAGTGCTTGACAAATGGCATtgtacaaatattttttttttataaataataaataaaatctaCATGTCAAATGATAAGAATGAGAGAGTGGAAAAGTGAGTTTCCTTGACATTCCTCATGCGGGTTTGCATACTTTATATTGACAATTAGTTAAATTTACCCTATGCTACATTTACTTGAAGAATGTGCATGCATCTTCACTCAAAGGTTGCTTTATGTTGAAAAGGAAGGATTCAGTAATAATATTACTCAATATTGAGTTTTATTCGTTGCTGTATATATATTATTTGGTCAATATTGTAATGTAGGAAACTagctattatgatttagttttaGTAACCCGTTTGTGTCTATAGTTCTCCTATAAGAAGAACCCATTTAGACCTACATTTTGTGGGCTAATAAAAGTAAATTCTACATGGTATCATTATCAGAGATAGGTTCAGAAATCTGTCCATAACCATAATCCTTTTTTTTCCTTCTGCCTAGTATTTATACTACCTACAATTGCAGGAAAATGATGGACCTGAAGTCAAAGAAAGCCATTTTTGTGTGCCAACAAGCACCTGGTTCCTGCCATATGCATTTTACTTGCAAGGGGCACCTCATCCGTACGAGGTTGGTCATCATTCAGTAGTTTCTCCACTATGGAGATGTCAGTTCAGTAAATTGTTTCAAATTCTTGTTCTGTGATTTATCAAATTGTACGGTCAATTGTTGCTAAGTAGATCTTGTTTGTCAAAAGTTAAGATTTTCACAGATTTTGATCTCCTGAGTACTAATTTTATTCATATTACAACACAGGAGAAGTAATTTAGGTGGAGCTGATATTGAGATAAGATCTTTCTCAGTGCAACCAATCCCAATCACTGAGACGGGACAATCCAACAACTTGAGATCTCAGTCTGTTAACCTGGAACAGAATTATCAAGCAACATTCACAAGTCAAGTTCAAGATCCATATCGCAGGGCAAGATCAGCAAATAATATGAGAATTGGCGGGATGTTGACAGATATTTCTTCCCTGGATGGTTCCGAAGGACTGTCAACGCCTAGGAGCAGAAAGGATGCAGAAGGAAGTGAATGGGATATTGTACCAAGGACTCCAGGTTCAGGTTATTCAACATGTTCCTCCACTCCAGTGATGGATGTAACTTTGGTTCCATTTGTGAGTAATGGAGGGAGTGACACTGGGTTGGACCTAACTGCACTTCCTCACTCGAAAGAAGCTCTTACTCATTCATCCCCTCCAAGCGTATTGGTAAGTTCCAAAACTATCATTTAAGCATGGAATTCGGATAAGGAATGAAGGGAAGCATTTTTTCTTTCGCTTGCCGCTAATTATTTGAGTATTTCCAATAATTTTTGAAACATTACATGGATGCTTGCTATCAGGATGGAAGTATAGATGAAACTCTTTATGATCATCTTGAACGAGCATTTTCTGAGGCTGAAAATGCCAAGCGGGAAGCATTTCAGGAGGCAGTTAGGCGTGGGAAAGCTGAAAAGGATGCTATTGATGCTATACGCAGGGTAAGTTTCTTACTTTCTAAGAGTTCTTTGACCTTTTctgtttagtttttcttttattatttcaattTTCAGATTGCTTGTTGCTTTCCCTTTATTCCCTATAAATGCTTTCTACTAGGCATTTTATTTTGGAACTTACAAGAACTGGCTAGATATTACAAACCATGTACTTTGCTATCATTTTTTTGATCCCATATCTATGACGAGAAGATAAGCAAGACCCATGTGCATTACCAATAGAAAATTTTCGTATGGTACATGTCTTATCATTTACCCAATGCTTTTATGATTGTCCATCATACAGAATCACAGATGCGGCACATTTGATATTGTCGATGTTAATAATCTTAGACCTTTCAAAATCAGTAGCTTTATGATATTGCTTGCATTTAATACTTAATAGTAATTGCATGTAATGCCTGAAAGTATGTACCTCTGAAGCATGAAAGAAAGGAAAACTCATTGGTGAATACTGGCTTTAATAGGCAAAAGCATCGGAGACCTTATATGCTGAGGAATTAAAACATAGGAAAGCAGTTGAGGAAGCAgttgcaaaggagaaagaggaaCTTGATAAAGTAAAGAACCAGCGAAATGAAGTCATGGAAGAACTTCGTGCAGCCCAAGATCAAAAATCATTAATGGAGAGCCAAATTGCAGAGTCTGATGAGATGGTAAAGAAATTGGAGGAGAAGATTATTTCAGCAGTGGAGCTATTACAGAGTTACAAAAAGGAACGAGATGAGTTGCAGATTGAGCGTAACAATGCACTGAAAGAGGCTGAGGAGCTGAGGAGAAACCAAGGAGAGGGAACAAGCACACACATTCCCCAATTCTTCTCTGAGTTCTCATTCTCAGAAATTGAGGAATCCACTAATAACTTTAATCCATCCTTGAAGATCGGAGAAGGAGGGTATGGAAGCATTTATAGGGGTCTCTTGCGTCATACGCAGGTAGCTATAAAAATGCTACACGCTCATAGCATGCAGGGCCCCACAGAATTTCAGCAGGAGGTAAGATGGTGTGATTTTAGCAGTTGAATAGTTTAATATAGACTAAATGTGCATAAGCTTATACAACTATTATTTATCTAagaaataattgaaaatattatatCAATTACTACAAGCAAATTTGTATTACATTTGGTGCATTTTAATGGATCTGTTACTTTGTAGTCTTGATCGATGACGCTTAAGAAACACATTTTATTGAGGAAATTTTGTTTACTGTTGTGCAACTGCTACACTTTTTGATGGTTTCCTAACCTAGGTAATGTTTGGACTGCCCCATCTGCTTTGTTTGATTGGATATTATGCCTACGGTAATTTAGTGTATTGCATTTATTAGCCTTTATTGTTTCTGTCTTTGagaaataataaatcaattactgAATCTAGCACTACAATTTTAAATAGATCATATTGCAATATTATTTTGTATATGACAGCATAAGTATGGTCATCTTACTGTAATCTAAACTGTGTGAGGTGTAGAGAAATTAAGAGCCAAACACAAATGACAAATTTCTCAAATTTATTCTGCCAATTGATATCCCAATCTTATTTCACGGGATAGAACATATGAAActgaatgtgattatatgtttggtATTGACTAAAATGATTATTTTCAGGTTGATGTGTTGAGTAAGTTGAGACATCCCAATCTTGTCACACTCATTGGAGCATGCCCAGAAGCATGGGCTCTCGTATATGAATATCTCCCCAATGGAAGTCTTGAAGATCGACTTTGCTGCAAAGACAATACCTCACCATTATCATGGCAAACTCGCATAAGGATTGCTACAGAGTTGTGTTCTATCctcatctttcttcattccagcAAACCTCATGGTATTGTACACGGTGATTTGAAACCAGCCAACATTCTCCTTGATGCTAACTTCATTAGCAAACTTAGTGACTTTGGAATCTGTCGTCTGTTATCTCATGGTGAAAGTTCAAGCAACAATACCACATTGTGTTGCAGAACTGATCCAAAGGGCACTTTTGCATACATGGATCCTGAGTTCCTGTCAACAGGAGAGCTTACATCAAAATCTGATGTTTATTCCTTTGGAATTATTCTATTGCGGCTGTTGACTGGAAAGTCGGCTTTGGGAATAACAAAGGAAGTACAATATGCATTGGATCATGGAAAGCTAAAAATACTCCTAGATCCTTTGGCTGGAGACTGGCCATTTGTACAGGCTGAACAGTTGGCTCGCTTGGCATTGAGGTGTTGTGAGATTAACCGAAAGGGTCGAGCAGACCTCGGATCGGATGTTTGGAGGGTACTTGAACCAATGAGGGCTTCAAGTGGTGGCTCATCATCGTTCCGGTTGGGTTCTGGAGAGCACTTTCAACCTCCTTCATATTTCATTTGTCCCATCTTCCAGGTATGAACCTCTGTTATCATCTACAAAGCTATATGATAGCACCCTATTTTTCCGATTCGGCAGTACGATCTATAGCACATTAGAGGATGGCATAGCCTTAAAGTATTTTTCATCGGTAGCACTCATCATACTCAATAGTTCCTAATTGTCATAAAATGCAAATGATTCTTGAACAATTGCAAGGAGTGGTAGTTATAGATCTGAGTCAAACACTTCATCTAGGAGTTTTGGTATATGCTCTCCCCAACTCTATTCTGTTGTGAATTTCTTGTAATGAAAAGTCATTGGATTTCCAAACATGCAGGAAGTAATGCAAGATCCGCATGTGGCAGCAGACGGCTTTACTTACGAAGCCGAGGCTTTGAGAGGATGGCTGGATAGTGGACATGACACATCTCCTATGACAAATCTTACACTGGAACACCGCAATCTTGTTCCCAACCATGCTCTTCGTTCTGCCATTCAAGAGTGGCTCCAACAACATTGATATCTTTCAACTTTTCATGTTGTTCTGTTTATGCTTGGCTTACACGTAGTTTACACACACACACTACACATACATCTATAATCACAAGTTTCTCCTATATACCACTCCTCCTTGGCCATTGTGGTTTCTCTAAGAACAATGTTGTGATGATTCTCACCCTGTCTGTATATAAAAAGATAAACTCATTTTTGCTTGTTAATCTTCTAGTCTCAGATTggtttttgaaatttattttaaactgcttcctattttatttatttataaagcTTATTTGATGGCATGTCCTTAAACTTTACATATTTTGGCAAGTTGGTctccaaattattattttttggcaAATTGGTCCCCAAACTTTTTGTTTTGATGCAAATATGTTCTAGGACTAATAGTGTTAAAAATTCTATTAAACAAAAGTCATTGAATACAATTTGGTTCCTAAACTTTGTGAGTATTGGCAAATTGGTCCCCAagcttattattttttatatgaaCATTTGATGTTAAAAATAGAAGTGAAATTTTAAGCTCTGTGTGCATCATaatatacataaattaaaaaatgataatattattagGCATCCCCAAAATAGATTTATTTGTAAAATTTTGACCATAGTACCACGCTCTTAATTCTTCTCTCTCTCATAACCTATCTTTCATGTTCTCTCTCTACCAAggcgacaccaccaccaccaccaccccactACCTTACCTGGAAGTTCTTTTTCTCTCTCACACATTATTTCTCCTTCTATTTTCTACCCACGACCATCTCTTTGGATTGAAGCACTATGGCCATTAATACTACCATTGAAGCAtccattgaatgaatcatcaaaATTGTATATTCTACATACAAATTTTGAGATTGTACATGATATAattttgtagatctcgaaaaaataccgaaattaaaaaaaaaaaatctgaaacggacatttgagtgaaaatatatgaacctccaaagttttcgaCAAATTTTAATGCAAAACATCAAAATTTTATTGAAAAAACATTGtttttgctaaaaaaaattaagttttcatgattgcattgcaaaaATATCAAAACAGCATCGATTTTATATCGAAAAAACATCAATTTTCCATTGAAAAAAATCGTTTtgaccaaaaatcaagtttttatgattgcatcgcaagagtaTCGAAACCATGCTTTTGTGATGCAattatgaaaacttgatttttggccaaaacgatgcaatATCGATGCATtacactgaaatttgacgaaaactttggaggtttatatcttttcactcaaatgtacatttcaaattattattttttaattttggtactTTTTCGAAATCTACAAAATTATATCATGTACATTCTTAAAATTTGTATGTATAATATACAATATCGGTGATTCATTCAATGGATGCTTCAATGGTGGTCTTAATGGTCATGGTGCTTCAATCCAAGGAGATGGTCGTGGGAAGGGATTAGAAAGAGAAATGATAGGGAGAAACAATGCCTGAGAGAGAAAAAGAGCTTCAACGTAAcatagtggtggtggtggtagtgcaTCCttggtagagagagagagaacctaAAATATAGGTTATGAGAGAGAGAAGAATTAATGGCAGGGGTACTATGGTCAAAATTTTACAAAAAGACTTATTTTGGAGATGCCCAATAATATtgtcataatttttaatttatgtatattATGATGCATAGAGCTTGAAATATTAAAACTAAActagaaaaatataaaatttaaattaacaaaCAAACTCTATGATCAATAAAgttaacttttataattttatgagATCATATTTAAGATTGGAAAAATGACCATTTTGGCTCCCATGGTTTAAGTTTGTtatcaaatttatatatttatactcaacaaaaacaaattatatatttataatattttgtaaacaaatataaaattaattaataaagtctaaaatataaatatatgaatgaATTTAAAGGGTGGTGTTTATTATTCTAatttaaataacaaaaaattattttaatatttttgaaaactCAAAGTAAAACTTTGTAAGGGCTTAAACTAAGATggacaaaattaatttttttaaaaataatatgacATAATATATTTTAGGGAAATTACCATATATacctttttttttagtatttttttatttttacggtAACTTTTTTTGCTTTTCATTTTTATactttcttttttctatttttaggtaaaagtttattattatatttcatttataCGGTTTTCTCGTTAAACTGTTATTGAGCTGCTATTGCAGTTTGTAATCAATGTGGGAGTAT
This genomic interval from Humulus lupulus chromosome 8, drHumLupu1.1, whole genome shotgun sequence contains the following:
- the LOC133796719 gene encoding U-box domain-containing protein 33 yields the protein MAVSSVPEVAQNVGRIRYPDISEVMASSEGEIVQELTERVIEDTIYVAVGKDVKENKSVLIWALQNSGGKKICILHVHVPAQTIPLMGTRFPANSLKDQEVRAYREIERQKMHRSLDDYLFICDRMGVQAEKLHAEMECIEKGIVDLITKHKIMNLVMGAAADKYYSRKMMDLKSKKAIFVCQQAPGSCHMHFTCKGHLIRTRRSNLGGADIEIRSFSVQPIPITETGQSNNLRSQSVNLEQNYQATFTSQVQDPYRRARSANNMRIGGMLTDISSLDGSEGLSTPRSRKDAEGSEWDIVPRTPGSGYSTCSSTPVMDVTLVPFVSNGGSDTGLDLTALPHSKEALTHSSPPSVLDGSIDETLYDHLERAFSEAENAKREAFQEAVRRGKAEKDAIDAIRRAKASETLYAEELKHRKAVEEAVAKEKEELDKVKNQRNEVMEELRAAQDQKSLMESQIAESDEMVKKLEEKIISAVELLQSYKKERDELQIERNNALKEAEELRRNQGEGTSTHIPQFFSEFSFSEIEESTNNFNPSLKIGEGGYGSIYRGLLRHTQVAIKMLHAHSMQGPTEFQQEVDVLSKLRHPNLVTLIGACPEAWALVYEYLPNGSLEDRLCCKDNTSPLSWQTRIRIATELCSILIFLHSSKPHGIVHGDLKPANILLDANFISKLSDFGICRLLSHGESSSNNTTLCCRTDPKGTFAYMDPEFLSTGELTSKSDVYSFGIILLRLLTGKSALGITKEVQYALDHGKLKILLDPLAGDWPFVQAEQLARLALRCCEINRKGRADLGSDVWRVLEPMRASSGGSSSFRLGSGEHFQPPSYFICPIFQEVMQDPHVAADGFTYEAEALRGWLDSGHDTSPMTNLTLEHRNLVPNHALRSAIQEWLQQH